One stretch of Streptomyces sp. 135 DNA includes these proteins:
- a CDS encoding pilus assembly protein TadG-related protein: MTRSHLRSDLGQTLPIYIWLTGILLFVAFAFFAFAQAASARNGAQSAADAAALAAAQDSRDELVEGLGLSIGEGDDWLDWLAGDKYTGAGSQGAADALAAQNDSTVIGLSPAEVNGFPGFRVEVRTNYTVGDSIIPGTESKHANAEATAIIEPRCDVDPSADPEKVVEFDCDGEESFEIDPDDFERGDLPDASVLFSVHLAG, from the coding sequence GTGACGCGTAGCCACCTGCGGAGCGACTTAGGGCAGACCCTCCCCATTTACATCTGGCTCACGGGGATTCTGCTCTTTGTTGCGTTCGCCTTCTTTGCGTTCGCCCAGGCTGCATCCGCACGTAACGGAGCCCAGTCGGCGGCGGACGCGGCTGCGTTGGCGGCGGCCCAGGACTCCCGGGACGAGCTGGTCGAAGGGCTGGGCCTGTCCATCGGCGAGGGAGACGACTGGCTCGACTGGCTGGCAGGTGACAAGTACACCGGCGCCGGATCGCAGGGAGCCGCCGATGCGCTGGCCGCGCAGAACGATTCGACGGTCATTGGTCTTTCACCCGCCGAGGTGAACGGCTTTCCAGGCTTCCGGGTAGAGGTCCGAACCAACTACACCGTGGGCGACTCGATCATTCCGGGTACCGAGTCCAAGCATGCGAACGCCGAGGCCACCGCCATCATCGAACCGCGTTGCGATGTCGATCCATCAGCGGACCCCGAGAAGGTCGTGGAATTCGACTGCGACGGCGAAGAGTCCTTCGAGATCGATCCGGACGACTTTGAACGAGGTGATCTTCCGGATGCCTCCGTCCTCTTCTCTGTCCACCTGGCCGGCTGA
- a CDS encoding DUF5936 domain-containing protein: MLGLLLAVAMGLAVAGVCQGVRMYRADAKLPADLAVALEVGATRVSATGSAVDRLGMRFAPLVLRLMGRRRVDAKRRRIDMAGNPGGLTIDRYGARRAVYGIFGVVLGLVFLVNGSPLFGLLTLAFGATAADALIWQAIRERREVIDRTLPDFLDVLAVVVSAGLGFRQALDRVAERYEGPWADELRITLRQMDMGVSRRQAFDELRRRNASEQVAQFVSALQQGEELGSPIADTLIQLATDMRRTDAQNSRRRAAKTIPKATMVTLVFMLPATMILIAAGMFLGSGSDFGSILGR, encoded by the coding sequence TTGCTGGGCTTGCTGCTAGCGGTCGCGATGGGCCTCGCCGTGGCCGGCGTCTGCCAGGGCGTCCGCATGTACCGCGCGGACGCGAAGCTGCCCGCCGACCTGGCCGTCGCCCTGGAGGTCGGCGCCACCCGCGTCTCGGCGACGGGCTCGGCGGTGGACCGGCTCGGCATGCGCTTCGCACCCCTCGTCCTGCGCCTGATGGGCCGGCGGCGGGTCGACGCCAAGCGCCGCCGGATCGACATGGCGGGCAACCCCGGGGGCCTGACCATCGACCGCTACGGGGCACGGCGGGCGGTCTACGGCATCTTCGGAGTCGTCCTCGGCCTGGTGTTCCTCGTGAACGGCTCCCCGCTCTTCGGTCTGCTCACCCTCGCCTTCGGGGCGACGGCGGCGGACGCGCTGATCTGGCAGGCGATCCGCGAACGCCGCGAGGTCATCGACCGCACGCTCCCCGACTTCCTGGACGTCCTCGCCGTCGTCGTCTCGGCGGGCCTCGGCTTCCGGCAGGCGCTGGACCGGGTGGCGGAGCGGTACGAGGGGCCCTGGGCGGACGAACTGCGGATCACGCTGCGCCAGATGGACATGGGGGTCAGCCGCCGCCAGGCCTTCGACGAGCTGCGCCGGCGGAACGCGTCGGAGCAGGTCGCCCAGTTCGTCTCGGCGCTCCAGCAGGGCGAGGAGCTGGGCTCGCCCATCGCGGACACGCTCATCCAGCTGGCCACGGACATGCGGCGCACGGACGCCCAGAATTCGCGCCGCAGGGCCGCGAAGACCATTCCCAAGGCGACGATGGTGACGCTGGTCTTCATGTTGCCGGCCACGATGATTTTGATCGCGGCGGGCATGTTCCTCGGCTCGGGGTCGGACTTCGGTTCGATTCTGGGGCGCTGA
- a CDS encoding class I SAM-dependent methyltransferase has translation MSNSPSHPARPAPHTLDDFDDLVAEAEAAPTAGWDFSWFEGRATEARPSWRYAEVMAQRLARAEASLDIQTGGGEVLASAATLPPLAVATEGWPANVAKATALLHPRGVAVVASPEDAPLPFADGAFDLVTSRHPVRARFGEIARVLRPGGTYFAQHVGPASAFEVVEYFLGPQPAEVRNGRHPDLERAEAEAAGLEVVDLRAERLRMEFFDVGAVVHFLRKVVWMVPDFSVEKYRPRLRELHDRIRAEGPFVAHSSRHLFDIRKPV, from the coding sequence ATGAGCAACAGCCCCAGCCACCCCGCCCGCCCCGCGCCCCATACCCTCGACGACTTCGACGACCTCGTCGCCGAGGCGGAGGCCGCGCCCACCGCCGGCTGGGACTTCTCCTGGTTCGAGGGCCGGGCCACCGAAGCGCGGCCCTCCTGGCGCTACGCCGAGGTCATGGCACAGCGCCTCGCGCGGGCGGAGGCCTCGCTCGACATCCAGACCGGCGGCGGCGAGGTGCTGGCCTCCGCCGCCACCCTGCCGCCCCTCGCCGTCGCCACGGAGGGCTGGCCCGCGAACGTCGCCAAGGCCACCGCGCTGCTGCACCCGCGAGGCGTGGCGGTGGTCGCCTCGCCCGAGGACGCCCCGCTGCCGTTCGCGGACGGCGCCTTCGACCTGGTCACCAGCCGCCATCCAGTGCGGGCCCGCTTCGGTGAGATCGCCCGCGTGCTGCGCCCCGGCGGCACGTACTTCGCGCAGCACGTCGGGCCCGCCAGCGCCTTCGAGGTCGTCGAGTACTTCCTCGGGCCGCAGCCGGCGGAGGTCAGGAACGGCCGCCACCCCGACCTGGAGCGCGCCGAGGCCGAGGCGGCGGGCCTGGAGGTCGTGGACCTGCGGGCCGAGCGACTGCGGATGGAGTTCTTCGACGTCGGAGCCGTCGTCCACTTCCTGCGCAAGGTGGTGTGGATGGTCCCGGACTTCAGCGTGGAGAAATACCGTCCCCGGCTGCGCGAGCTGCACGACCGGATCCGGGCCGAAGGCCCCTTCGTGGCGCACAGCTCCCGCCACCTCTTCGACATCCGCAAGCCCGTATAG
- a CDS encoding helix-turn-helix domain-containing protein yields MRKEREPYACGLDAAVDVVGGKWKPMILWALYAGRTLRFGELRRHIPGVSEKMLIQQLRELESDGIVHREVYREVPPKVEYSLTDLGQSLNTALLPLGLWGDQHMEQIVAGKANGSADSSYGTNNGTGKGSGTGTDETDMANRAQNAA; encoded by the coding sequence GTGCGCAAGGAACGAGAGCCGTACGCCTGCGGGCTCGACGCCGCCGTGGACGTCGTCGGCGGCAAGTGGAAGCCCATGATCCTGTGGGCGCTGTACGCGGGCCGGACGCTGCGCTTCGGTGAGCTGAGGCGGCACATCCCCGGTGTCAGCGAGAAGATGCTGATCCAGCAGCTGCGCGAACTGGAGTCGGACGGCATCGTGCACCGCGAGGTCTACCGCGAGGTGCCGCCGAAGGTCGAGTACTCGCTGACCGACCTCGGCCAGTCCCTCAACACGGCCCTGCTTCCCCTGGGGTTGTGGGGCGACCAGCACATGGAGCAGATCGTGGCCGGCAAGGCGAACGGCAGCGCCGACAGCAGCTACGGCACCAACAACGGCACCGGCAAGGGCAGCGGCACCGGCACCGACGAGACGGACATGGCCAATAGGGCGCAGAACGCCGCCTGA
- a CDS encoding DUF192 domain-containing protein, with protein MKVFGPPPEPGGAISAEGASEIPLEIAGSARARRRGLLGRTGVTGALLLTPARGVHTVGMRFAVDVAYLDREWRVLSVRTMPPGLIGVPRPRARHVIEAAAGSLAEWGVRRGARIVVHGAG; from the coding sequence ATGAAGGTCTTCGGCCCGCCCCCGGAGCCCGGCGGGGCGATCTCCGCGGAAGGCGCCTCGGAGATCCCTCTGGAGATCGCGGGATCGGCGCGGGCGCGGCGACGGGGGCTGCTCGGCCGTACGGGTGTGACAGGGGCGCTGCTGCTGACGCCGGCGCGTGGCGTGCACACCGTGGGGATGCGGTTCGCCGTTGATGTGGCGTATCTGGACCGCGAGTGGCGTGTGCTGTCCGTGCGGACGATGCCGCCGGGCCTGATCGGGGTGCCGCGCCCGCGGGCCCGGCATGTGATCGAGGCGGCTGCCGGGTCGCTGGCCGAGTGGGGCGTACGCCGGGGTGCGCGGATCGTCGTGCACGGCGCGGGATGA
- a CDS encoding OmpA family protein, which translates to MTRPHLRTATATATTTATLTALLLLLAPTPAWADGGDPTAPPGSTTTSPPPEVDSNSPGLKLADGATLAPAKVLDIKSVVEDLGGEERREDTNTDVKFALQAEVLFPKDSAELNPEANARIKAIAEEAKAQKATDVRVFGFTDNLGSYGHGKKLSRERAEAVHDELAGHLGPEVTFSVRGYSEDYPIADNGSEEGRKKNRRVEVSFPRGATGTGSTTGTGTGNTTGTGTGNTTGTGTGTNATG; encoded by the coding sequence ATGACCCGCCCCCACCTCCGCACCGCCACCGCCACCGCCACAACCACCGCCACCCTCACCGCCCTGCTCCTCCTCCTCGCCCCCACCCCCGCCTGGGCCGACGGCGGCGACCCCACCGCACCCCCCGGCAGCACCACCACCTCCCCGCCCCCCGAAGTCGACTCCAACAGCCCGGGGCTGAAGCTGGCCGACGGGGCCACGCTCGCGCCCGCCAAGGTGCTGGACATCAAGTCCGTCGTCGAGGACCTCGGCGGTGAGGAGCGCCGCGAGGACACCAACACGGACGTGAAGTTCGCGCTCCAGGCGGAGGTCCTGTTCCCCAAGGACAGCGCGGAGCTGAACCCGGAGGCGAACGCCCGCATCAAGGCCATCGCCGAGGAGGCCAAGGCGCAGAAGGCCACGGACGTCAGGGTCTTCGGCTTCACGGACAACCTCGGCTCCTACGGCCACGGCAAGAAGCTCTCCCGCGAACGCGCGGAGGCGGTGCACGACGAGCTGGCGGGGCACCTCGGCCCCGAGGTCACCTTCTCCGTGCGCGGCTACAGCGAGGACTACCCGATCGCGGACAACGGCTCCGAGGAGGGCCGCAAGAAGAACCGCCGAGTCGAGGTCTCGTTCCCCCGAGGAGCAACCGGCACCGGAAGCACCACAGGCACCGGCACCGGAAACACCACAGGCACCGGCACCGGAAACACCACAGGCACCGGCACCGGCACGAACGCCACCGGCTGA